Proteins from one Sylvia atricapilla isolate bSylAtr1 chromosome 1, bSylAtr1.pri, whole genome shotgun sequence genomic window:
- the UPP1 gene encoding uridine phosphorylase 1, with product MAPGSSKEKKTDDGQASKENFIHLCNPHLEKMKEDILYHFALGTGTHDFPTLFGDVKFVCVGGSPSRMKAFIAYIAEELGLGSPGCDYPNICAGTDRYAMYKVGPVLSVSHGMGIPSISIMLHELIKLLYHAKCSDITIIRIGTSGGIGLEPGSVVITRQSVDATFKPQLEQVVLGKTVIRSTNLDEQLAKELMQCSKEIGQFNTVIGNTMCTLDFYEGQGRLDGAICLYDEEEKLQYLRNAYESGVRNIEMESSVFAAMCNLSGVKAAVVCVTLLNRLEGDQISSPHDVLVEYQQRPQKLVGYFIKKSLGKV from the exons AGAGAATTTTATTCATCTCTGCAACCCTCacctggagaaaatgaaagaagacatcCTGTACCATTTTGCTCTTGGGACTGGTACCCATGATTTTCCAACATTGTTTGGGGATGTAAAG TTTGTGTGTGTTGGAGGAAGTCCTTCCCGGATGAAAGCTTTTATTGCCTACatagcagaggagctggggctggggagcccTGGCTGTGACTACCCCAACATCTGCGCGGGCACCGACCGCTACGCAATGTACAAAGTGGGGCCTGTCCTGTCCGTCAGT CACGGTATGGGCATTCCTTCTATTTCAATCATGTTGCACGAGCTGATCAAACTGTTGTATCATGCCAAGTGTTCCGACATAACCATCATTCGCATTGGCACCTCTGGTGGAATAG GTCTGGAGCCAGGCTCAGTGGTTATAACTCGGCAGTCTGTAGATGCCACCTTCAAGCCTCAGTTGGAACAGGTTGTTCTGGGAAAGACAGTAATTCGCAGCACCAACCTGGATGAGCAGCTGGCTAAGGAGCTGATGCAGTGCAGTAAAGAAATCGGTCAGTTCAATACAGTCATTGGAAACACCATGTGCACTTTGGATTTCTATGAAG GACAGGGCAGGTTGGATGGTGCAATCTGCTTATatgatgaagaagaaaaactgcagtATTTGAGGAATGCTTATGAGTCTGGTGTCAGAAACATTGAGATGGAGTCTTCTGTATTTGCTGCAATGTGTAATCTCAGTGGTGTCAAAG CTGCTGTAGTGTGTGTCACTCTTCTGAATCGGCTTGAAGGGGATCAAATCAGCAGCCCACATGATGTCCTTGTGGAGTACCAGCAGAGGCCACAGAAGTTAGTGGGATATTTCATTAAGAAAAGTCTTGGGAAAGTATGA